tcgcatcaaattccattacattgtacatgtcaacgatgtatgaacaaaacaaacatactcaaagagtaaaaatgtcaaaaataggggtacagcagtcaatattgtgttatcatcttaatatcactataaaaacaacaaaaaaatgaccaaaatattaaagtgatttatttgataagaagtgttttataacatgtataacagttTGTTAATTTGGAAATGCATCAGCGCAATTTTAGCGTTACACTGTACTGTTTATATTCTGTACCATTCTGTGATTAAATGAATGCGACTATAACAAATTTGATGTAAATCCGGAAATCCCGAGCTTagaaacacccgatcccggagtcccgataaaggtcctatcccccctcagaACGAAATTCCTAAGATCAGTGTGGTATTTATAATTACTTACTATCTGTGTAAAAATCTGATCTAAGGAAGCGTCAAAGCGACCAGCAATATCTAGTAGATAAATAAAGACTATGTATGTGGCATAAAACAAGCATTGAAGAGCAATTATCTGTGAAATGATCAGCTTTGGGTCCCAGATAAAACTTCTGAATTGTCCTGGCATCTTGTTCAACCCGTTTTGTATGAGTCTCAGCATCCCACCATGAGGAAATTATATTAGCtcacatataaataaatgttttatctcTTTAACTCATTGGACTttctatcaaatatataaatcaacaaATACGACTACATCATATCGGTATCTAGCTCATTGTAGCGTTTGTTTATTGACAAAGATTCTATGCAACAGTCAGAATGAtcctttaataaaattataaagatatcactaaaacacagaaataaaattttaaaaaaataagatagaacgtacttgaaatatataaaaataacacttCTTCGTATACCATTGACGATAGtgatctgagactactataagtAGTCTCAGTAGTGATTAAATGATGTTCAAATACTAAATGTGAGAAAAAATCATCTCAATTTAATGGGATAGAAATTGTGGAGTGCAAACGACTCCCTGATTTTCAAACTCGACATTAAACAATAAGTTTTACTTTTAAAGTTAACGTTATTCATATTGTACAAGAAAGCCTTAAAAATGAATAACGTTAACCATATatagtaaaatttatttcaattaatgaTCAAAAGTTTCCTTATCTTTTTTTCAtctatctttttgttttaattatatatcatATGCTCTGACTGCCGTGTTAGATCATGTTAACTGTTAAgatttttgtttctgttgttccctTGTTcccctcttatagttgatgtgtttaacTCGCTTTTAGGCCATCGttaacccagatttgttttatcTCAATCTATTTCATACTTTGAACAACGATATACTAATGAAACGTGTACTGTTGACTTCTTTtctattatacatgttataaggattgatttgtattgtataaatttaacTACATGTTTATAATAATAGAAATCGTTGATCAAACTACAGTAACTATTAGGGCTTACGATACAGTTCTGATCtcatattgaaattttgatgaaaatttacaTACAGGCTATtatttacctgattaaatcaaatatgtaagaACATATTCACCGTcgtgtgctactttttgagtaaaatgaggtcgaaatgtCAGATATTTTCACAAATTCCGGATTTGTGGACGTATGTTTCCTCTCGACagaaatacgttttttttttattttaaaagataaacacaaactgtttttttgtttgttaaattatctgtaatttctgttttataaaaatgtactttaaatttatgcatttcatttttacaaataacacatatttatcaatattcatGAATGCagaaaaaacgtattttttgctgtatatttatcaaaggatACAATAAAGCGTATGGAACCTAGGTTTTAGAACTAAGTTCAGTGAATTTTAAATGGTATTCATGAGATTTAAACATTTGGATAGATAACTGCATTAGCAATATGTgtaaaaacacataaatattattattagttAAGGAAATGGATGTGCAGTGTTTCAAAAGTCAACATTGGCAGGATTTTGCCTTATTTTATTGCTGTCACATTTTAGTTTACAAATTGCATAATGTAACTCGGttgataaatatgtaacactgtttatatttgtaacggtacattgattttttttttatgaaaacagGTGAACATATAAAGATTATTCACAAGAAACATGCCGAAAgttatcaattttgaatatttaatgaattatgaaaaaaaatataacggTGATTATGAAAATTCTAATCAATATTGGTTTTATTATTATAACATGTAGAATTGTGAGCATCACAACTAGGTCggatcagagacatatatatgttccggatcatatgagtatttggaccatacgcgtatggtccgaccgtacgcgtatggtcggaccgtatgagtatgatactcgtttggttattgacgggccggaccatatatgagtattttgaccataaaagtatttgtttttcaattatatgcatcagaaaactttataaaaaacattgatttctacatgcaattgtattatttacaattcaaatacTAGTAGCATTAAATAATTATGCCAAAGCTTCTTTCCATCGCTAATGTATTCTTGCTTGTATGCGTAGGGTGACATTTAATTACTTCCATACGGTACCATAGCTTTTCTTGGGTCCTGGGTCATTCCGTTGTGTCTACGATGATTTTAAAAAGCtctagatctccaatatcgtaaCTAGACTGAAGTGCATCATATCACCAGAcaacttagaaaattaaaatagggTCCTTGCCGGTAACGTCATtcattttttaaccaaaaaacaCGTACTAGTATCAAAATTCTGAATATTTGCACTGCTAAATAAATGCtaattatataaagtttcaaaagtaAGCAAATAATTAGACTCTTTATCCTGTCGAATTTTacgtcagtttattttaaaacaattgattCTTGTGTAACAGCACGACATTAAGATATTTTGGAGGTTATCTTCCCAGGTAGACATTTTGCCATTCACTCGATCGTAATAACACatcgaaaaatgaaaaaaagagttTTTACTGTAGTTGTGACTAGTGATGAAATTTACTGTGTGAAACtgcttatttcattttgttaatcttgtttttattaaatttttatagaTCTATGAATCATGATAATAAGTTACCTTTGGTAGTATCTTTTTAATGACGCACGTGATAACTAGAAGTAaaaccatacgcgtatggtcggaccatatgagtatatacccatatggtcatgaccatacgcgtatggtccaaatacgcatatggtccaaaacatatatattatgttagcggcaataagtgaaattaggcattaagcttaaatcctaggcaataagctaacgcctaggcaaCTGAAGTCTATTGCCTAAATAATGTTAGGCATTAGtcttaaatcctaggatttaagcttaaatcctgaaAAATGTGTGCAGGCATTAAGGTTAATGCCTAAAATATAAATGCGAGTAAATAAAAGACATGTATTCATTtagataaaaatacatttgttacataataacattataagaactgaattttaaaatgtcatctACCAGAAATAAAatcacttttaaaatatgttattttagaTCAAAACTCATCAAATAATACTTGAGAAAATATGGCTGTAAACAATAAttggtgaaaaaaaatcttatgctctcttatggtggtgcacttctttttttgctacgacCCTTTGAAAGTACCAACTttagattattttcaaatttttattaatttttacataTCTTTGGGCTATTATCGTAAAAAAATCACTATACAACTTTTTTCCCCCCGTATTTTCAATGAAGATGAAGTGAatcaatctgaataaatttaactaaagaaatctatcaaataagttttatcatatatttaggcTTTTTCGTGTCAAATTTCCAATGGTGtcaataaattttgtaaattagtgatttttctctgttttatgttttagtacaaaatgcatattgtttcagcatttttgttttaaatgattaaaaaattacatatcTAAGAATTGTGAAAAGAAAATAGTGATAGGGGATGTACATTTGTTCATGTTTCTGgtataatcattttttgtacCTTCATCCGTTTTCTAAAAAATTGCTcaaaatactgacttgattgataataaaacttgaaaatttgtTACTCAAAAATTTTTATTATacagtaaatacacaatttttcacaGAATGAAGTTTgagtataacttttttttttaaattattgatactTTCCACTAGTACCACATGTTTAGGAAATAATTCCAGAGCGAGAGTGAAACGTCAGAAAAATACATCcttaattctgttttttttactaaaattactaaataaaatttgaagatcTGTCAAATGAATAAGACATAGAcataaagctttatttagagtcggtATAAGCAAGCAAttacaaacataagctctgaAGAGCTTTTAAAACCGacataacaacaaataaaacaaaacatacatatcgAGTCATGCAcacaacattaaacatatatatatatataaagcaagAGTTCAATCAGTATATAAACATGCAGCACAAACGTTCTTTAAGCATCTTACAAGTTTAACACATACTGGTACATGCAATTATgagataaaaacacaaaagcaCAAATGAAATGGTTTGCACATAAAAAGCATAAAAGCACATTAAGTTTCTAAAATTAGCACAAAAGCAGCAGAAGCACTATAGTAAAGATATTAGAATAAATTTGCCATGCTGAAATTaaagcaacaaaacaaaaattaataagcAGAGATTAACTGGTTTTGCAGGCATAGCATTGGCATGAGCTGCCAGACCAAGAATTTATCAAGTTCTTGAATTGATTTAAAGATGATTGCTTACGAAGCTCATCTGGCAGCTCATTCCAAAGCCTAGCACCCGCATACCTGAAGGATTGTAGGCCATATGCAGTTGTTCTTACATGTGGTAGATCTGCTGTATTCTGGTATCTGAAAGAGTAAGTGTTTTCCTTTAAGTGAATCAAATCATGGAGATACACAGgacaatctttatttataattttgaaaacttcaaTTGCCAAAGATCGCATTCTTCTTACTTTTAAAGATGGTAATTTTGATTTGCAGAGTAGATCTTCATAACTTGCTGAATGGTCTTCGTAGATAAACCTTAGTGCTCTCTCTTgaattttctctatcttttttgtatttacctCCCCACAAAAGTGCCAAACTAGTGGGCAGTAATTAAAGTTGGACATTATGAAAGAAtagtaaattgttaattttccgaGTTTAGTCAGGTGTTTACCTAttctttttaatacatttaattgTTTGGATgcttttttacatattatagagacatgttcattgaaatttagtttagaatatatataaatacatataatattAGGAGTATTATTAAGAAACTATATGAAGAATAAATCACTAGATAACAATAAGTTCTGAAGTTAACTTATTGCCTAAAGTTATGTTCGGCAATAGGCTGAATAATCATCATCAGATTTCAGGTAATAAGcttaatgcttgaaaatttcaggcaataacttaatgcctaggcgttagcttattgcctatGATTTAAGCTTTAAaatgcctaatttcacttattgccgctaacatatatataatttatgtctCTGGTCGAATAGCTAAAACAATCATacgacaaaacaaaaaatgtggtAAGGGGGACTGGTAAGAATTGCAATTAGAAATACGCTTATTATGTGAGAAAGGACGTATATTCGATTGGTAGTTATACATCCTTGATGTGAGCATGGAAGTATTATACTTCCATGATGTGAGTCATAAAATATGTCTTTTATATGTACTTGGGGGAGGtgtattctttttatatattttgtagtaTTCGGTTATACTGTATAGCTCTCCAAAGTGAACAATCTCACGTATTCATATTCAACTGTCCATATTAAGAAGCGCTTGCTGGATCAAGACTTTTCGAGAAACTACGTGATTTGGGTACTCGCTGGTGAATGAAAGTAAGAAGATTTTATGCACTCTGTCGATTATGGGCAGATAAGATTACCTTTATACTCAACTATCTAgatatttgtctttgtttatcggtcacatattttgaaaatttcctttTGTGATTTTGATGAAGGACTGCGAGTAATTTTACCATTTATGATTTGATGACCTTCAACACTTGAAGTTGAACCACGAAAATTATAACACTAACAGTAACAGAGTGTGAAAGATGATCATCCCTATATATGTTAGCCTTAATGAATCTATAGATATTCATTCCATGTTTTAACTTAAACAATTTGGTAAtgtttaaggttcatcataaggaattgaaaaatatgtccgtgtttacacctcaaaatttactatgagtacagacaaactggtacatctaggaaagttttaaggcatggcaggaactatatatataaaagttatatgaagtctacatttcagaaaattcaaaacttaccGTGATTTTGATGTCCATTTTTTTCCGTCTGCcgaagatagcaaaataaacaaacaccagAGTTTCATgtgatacggtccactcagttacacagtttaaattacctttttttctgtagatgtctattgtccatctattgtccatttaaatcaatactactcacaacataTATTATACCAGGGGAGATTCTCAAACCACtttcccaacttagtttattttagCACCTTCGGCAGGAACGAAAAAACTGGATAGCAAAATCTAGTAAAGTTTATAATTTGCTAatacataaaatgcatttagaatttatatatctagttcctgccatccctAAAAACCTTTGCCAGTGCataggtttgtctgtactcagagaaaAATTTGTGAGgtaaacacggccatatttttcaattccttatgatgaaccttaaaatCATTAGACATGTTAGACTTTAGCTCAGGTCGGTAATGGTtgcataaaaaaattcttacatttGTAATGAATGCAGACTAATTCTATTTGACtgaattaattttgataatcaTTAGGCCTAACACAAAAAAAGATGTGTGTTTCCTGTAGTGGTACCCACCCTATTTTTAAAGCTAACGAATAACATAGTTACATATGTCATATcttaatgaatgttttttttgggTTATTTTCCAATAAGGACTGTTAAAGTCAGAATGTCCCTCCCATACATTGCCAtagatttaatgtaaaaaaaaaccgcttaagtaaaaaaaaatccatatctACCAATAATTAAGCTtgaatgtaatttttgtaatcatcagtttatattcatatatttgatAATGACTAAACACAgatgaataaaattaaatattaactaTGGAtaagttttgaaaatgatacaattttttacattgttgtATTGAGCCTTCCACAATTTCAATAACTTACATGGGGAAAAGTATACAAACCTtgtgatttcaatttttctgtCTTATTTTTAGCTAAAGTGTGCTCCATTTGCACCCATTTCTGGCAGGTTCTATTTTGGAGAATAAAACTGTAGactattatttatatacaaccCCTTATTAAGTACAATGTACATACTATTCTTTGAAATATCCTGAGGAGTCTTTTtcaacatgcatgacatgttgaaataataaaagatagtgaaagttacattttatttttttatttatccacATCATTTGGCATGTTTGGTGTCttgattgacaaataaaaattgttggTGTGCATGTAATACTAATTTATTAGTCATACTAAAtgtactgtttgtgttgtagGCAACAATGAGTTTTCATATACTTAAGTCCTCTGCTAGAGCTGCCAACAAAGTACCTTTGAGATCTGTGTCAACTACCTCAGTATGTAAACAACAAGAAGTTGTAACCCTTTCACAGGcacaaaaagataaattttaCCCAAAAATAGGTAAGTTTAATACTTATATGAATAAgtatgatttataacaaatatggtAAATTTAATACACAAACTGAAAAAGATGAATCATGATTCAAGTCactcaaagtaaaaaaaaatgtataagtttAATACACAAACAACAATACATAAGCTATACCCCCTAAAATGGATAGTTTTATTCACAAACAGAAAAAGGATAAATTTTACGCCAGAatacaaaagtttatttcacaAACAATGAGAGTTTTCCATTAGTCAAAAGAGGTTAATCTTACCATCTTGGCATGGTTTGCACACTTTGACAACAATCTTTCAGTACATGTAAATGCAATGTAGTCACTTTTAACTCATATTTTGTTGTGTAAGTAATTTGGTACATAGTACCTGtttttggattaaaaaaaatcccaaaacacTAAAACTAAGCACAAATATTATACAAGGAAAGAGTAGTGCTAGtgattgattttatattataatgagCACCAGGACCAGTTTGACTGTCATTTGGAATATAAATCCATAAAATAAATGACGGGAATTAACAATAACTTCTAACTTTCTTTGCTATTGTGACTAAGTACAGCATCATAATTTTCTTTCAGGAAACCGAGATATTGTGGGTAGTGGCTACAGTGTCAGACCCTGTTATGAAGACAGAACAGATTATCCATTCCCAGCACTCAAGTGGAAGGCCAACACCCCAGATGTAGTAGCTCTCAAAGATAAAGAATTAGGAGAATGGAAGAACCTAACCATGGAGGAAAGAAAAGATTGTACGTATACATCAGGTGTCCAAGCATGTCAActctaataaataaaaacattataaacaaaaGGATCAAAGGTTCCCATAATTTTAAAGTTGAAGTCTGATCAAAAGTGGTGTCAGTCTATAAAACATTACCAATTgatgcttaaaatacaatattgtaatCTCAATTCTAATGAAACCGGTAGAAAACAAcggtaaaatatatatttaaaatctgaCACATGTTGTCGGCGCTTGCACATATgcttttatcatgtatatatcatcaattttgatttgatgcCAGGAAAATGAGTGGcattatccaatcaaaatgaatataCAAACGATGTTGATTGGAAAATCTATTGAATCTATATAAACATACTTGAGAATGAATTACCTTTATTTACATGacaatgttattacaaatcatgcaaatgTACCAGCATTCATTGAGAAAAACTGATTCTAAGGCTAAGTAGGTGtacatttatgtatatttgtaaaattataatttcttaaaacacaatttcttgtactgtggattcattataattcgtgggataccaatattcgtggctttcgtgggtactggtgaaccacgaaattaaatgttccatgaataacaaattttctgtaggcttgtatgtagactttggcaaaaccacgaaattgaATAGCCACAAACTTTTccataatccacgaaaattggtacccacgaaaataattgaatccacagtagtaaGTAAGTTAGTTGCCAATTGGTCTGTCAAAAAAAGgtattgatgaaaataaatcagATTTCTATAGATTGATGATCTTTGAATAGACTGATGATGATCAATGATGGATCCAATATAGACAACATTTCAAAGGTCTCAATTATTAGTTAAACCATGCCCAGATTGCTTAGTTTATCACAATTTAGTCAACATGGtcaataataaacaatacatgtatagaaCTTATCTATGATGGTCTGTATTGTGTATGCGGCAcacaaagatataaaaaagttataatttacGAAATCTTCAGagtgaaatattttgttgtaaacTTTATTTCAGTTGCTGCTTCTATAACTGATGTAGCTCACACATATCATACTAAATAATGGTGCACTTTAGATCCACTTCGTGCTCTGGAAAGCCATTTCCAACTGGTAATGCTCCAAAAGTGTCAGTGGCAGCATTTATAAGCTACACCTGCTTTCTGTTAACATCTCACTTCTTTGTTATCATAAGACAtttaagatacatgtacatgtacatatttgtattattgTATCTGATGAAGTGTCTGACACATCCTTTGGATGAAAAGCTAAGAgaagttataaatgaaaattttgaaatgtacattgatatactgtggattcatttatatttgttggataccaattttcatggatttcgtgggtTCAGGAGAACCCTGAATTCAAATGTccaatgaattacaaattttcataaggaatgagtgtagactttgccaaaacaacgaaataaaatatccacaaatatgcaagttttcctgaaaccaagaaaaatggtacccacgaaaataaatgaatccacagtttatATGTAATTCGTGCAAAggagtgcattttttttaagcataatTCTTATtaaggaaaatattttaaagagtaCTTCCTTTGACAAATCAATGCCGATGCTTACCTGTCTTGTAatatcacatttaaaaaaaacattcactAATCTACTGAATAACCTAAACTCATGTGTATAAAACACGCTGTTTATAGTTGTATGCATTGCTTTATAAATGTGGTGTAGCCTTCACTTTTCAAGATAAATTTTATGTTAATTAAAACGTATAGTGATAAGTGGTCCATCTTGTTATAGACATGTTATAAAGGACATTTTCAACAACATTTTCATCGCAGAGAAAAAAGATGCAACATGGAAAAAGTCTGGAAActtgatttataatttgttaacaTGCAACTTCCATTTACATATAGGTACACAATTTACTTTCCTTACAAATAAGggtgaaaataaaatcttttgttatatacatgtacctgtactacatgtatgtcaCATTGGATGAAATACGAAAGCTTGCGtcttaaaaatatatagtttacaTAGGCATAGAAGTTAATAATTATAGGTCCTGTACCATCTTCAACAAGGAGCAAAAGCCATATGGTTTTCAGATGGTACTTTTTCTATAAAGTAAGGTAGACAAATAGCCACTTGTCTTATACTTAGATTAagtcttaatttgaaaatgatttgtTAAGAGTTATTGAAAACTGTCTACTATGACCTGCTTTATAAAGCTTAAGGCAAATGTAAGTGCACACACTTATAATCAGTGTATATACTAATGCTGTTAATATATGGACATCTAAATTCCTTTCTAACATTCAAAAtctgtaaaaagaaaacaaatgtaaaagaaCCCctcaatatattttgaaaacactatatattttacaaaatatataggCTCAATATGTTAGTCATTTGTGTGACTGCTTGCATGGGAGCTTGGTGAAATCTCAGGCTTTGCTTATGCTTTTAACCTCTTGACCAATGACTGTGTGTTATTACCATGACATGGGGTCAGTAAAATGTTGTATGTTGATAATTGTATGATATTCCAAGGAAGCACTTTGGAAAAGAAGACATACAAGTGTGTCACATGAAGGATAGATACATCACAGCTTgtgttgtatatatacatgtatttgatggCTTAGcttcaataaaacttttaacaaCAGGATAGTTCTGTATGAGGTATTGTTTTGTATGCTATGATGTTGATCAGCAGTCAAAAACATGTACTTCCAGTTACATAAATGAAGTTAttttttgggatacgattgctgtcaagcaatctgtagacttttaccatTGACCATATGACACACTCCCTCacgtcattcgttttattctaaacattcggcaacatctcagattcttatgattgtcttgctttaaaaggtaaaaacaagcaaaacaattgaacataaacaactttcctgtaatgttttactcataatcttcatgtgtgatattttccttgacttatatgcgtgtttttaacaatacggaaaatcagaattaaacagtatttatatttagtgtttttataaatttagaaacacgtcagagggaattcccaaattttgataacttgcgagagttctctgaaagccgatcgataattctatttctgtcacaagaaatgaagtggagtatttctatattttaccgttatgaaactgatatttgatactgtactctcataaggaaatggagaaccattcatcatatcatttaataaacgttcttgttccaaatcgcaagtcgcggtttgttttttaatgtccatgcgtggtctcactaattagagacaaaaagaattgtagagacaaaaagcgtcaagaagcgacaagaagaataatattagcaacaagaaactatttagcgacaagaaaacattttttttatttatattacttattcgaaataaatattaaaaaaatatgcaaaagaaaacaatttcaacgacagaaaagttaattttgatagggggaaaaatgaaacttgtaaatctaattcaattgctacatttatttacatgatattttacaaggtatcacaggaagtatattttgtctttttgtttttttttaaaaccatttttgtacaatatataattaacttggaaaatgcattatttgtgcataattgtccagaaaatacacaaattgtgaaatacaaattaacaactgaaatcaaacaagaggaaaacataattaaaatgtgaatatttttcatcattttatttagtgtattgtctcattt
This is a stretch of genomic DNA from Mytilus trossulus isolate FHL-02 chromosome 6, PNRI_Mtr1.1.1.hap1, whole genome shotgun sequence. It encodes these proteins:
- the LOC134721839 gene encoding cytochrome c oxidase subunit 4 isoform 1, mitochondrial-like, which translates into the protein MKATMSFHILKSSARAANKVPLRSVSTTSVCKQQEVVTLSQAQKDKFYPKIGNRDIVGSGYSVRPCYEDRTDYPFPALKWKANTPDVVALKDKELGEWKNLTMEERKDLYRASFCQTFSEMNAPTGEWKQIFSATLLVCTASALWMWWCEHFIFAKQLPESMTPEYKKKVIERMIKQGQQQMTGISAQYDFEEKKWKGNKWW